From the genome of Methanoregula boonei 6A8:
AGATCATAGCAGGTGTCGATAAATCCCTGGTCTTCTGCATACGTTCGCTGCATGGCCGCAAACTGGCCGGGGGTAAATCCCTTCAGAAAAGCATGGGCCGGATGCAGCAGGTCGTTTGCGGTTGAGTTGTACCGTTCAACATCGGATTCGTTAAGTCCCTCGCGCAACCGGCTCATCATTGCGCAGTTGGGGATACCGGCGTTCGCTGTTGCAGTCGAAGCCCATTGGGAGGCTATGCTCCCAAATCCCGAGGGTGAAGTATCCGGCTCCGGCTCATCAGAACCGGTGATATTGGCAAACAGGGATGCAGCCGCCGCATACCAGGGCTGCGCCCCCCCGGGGTTAACGGAATCATCAGGCTCGTCATCATCATTGGACACTCCTGCAGCCGGGGTTGAATCTGCTGCTGTCCATTTAAAGGAGATCACGAGCGGTGTCGGGGCCGGTTTGACAGTCTGCGTTGGTACCGGGGTGGCCGTTACAACCAGGAGTTCTCCGGAACTGTTTGCCCCCGTATCCGGCAGGGACGCACCGGCGGGGGACGGCGGTGTCGCATTCATCACCGGTGCAGGGCCCGACGGGTCCAGGGCAGCAGCCGGGCCGCTCACCATGAGCAGGAAAAGGAGAACGCCACCGATCACAAGAAACCCCGGCTTCATACTTTCCGGTGATCGCGGGATGCTATAAACCTGACGAGATGTGCCGGGCAGGACAGGGCAGTCCGCCCGGATTGCAGCCGGACCAACGGTGCACACTCCTGCCAGATTCCGGAGTAAATCCGGCTAAGTTAAGGAAAATTTTGCCGATATCCTGATTATTATGATAGTAGTGAGAATTAAAAATTATACATCCGGAATGTTTTTTGGAGAATGAAGGCTGTCTTGTGGCCTTTGTCCCTGTCCAACCGTTCCAGATCTTTTGGAGCAAGCCCATGGTAAAAATCTATGACAATATCACCCAGACAATCGGCAACACCCCGCTTGTCCGGCTCAACCGTATCGCCCCGAAGTCCGGTGCAACAATCCTTGCCAAGATCGAATCCTTCAACCCGATGAGCAGCGTCAAGGACCGCATCGGGGTTGCAATGATCGATGCGGCAGAAAAGGCCGGTCTTATCAAAAAAGACACCATCATCCTTGAACCCACGAGCGGGAATACCGGCGTTGCACTGGCATTCGTGAGTGCGGCCCGGGGATACAGGTTCACGCTTGTTATGCCCGAGACCATGAGTATCGAGCGCCGGAAACTCGCAAAGGCATTTGGTGCAGAACTTGTCCTCACCCCCGGTGCGGAAGGGATGAAAGGGGCAGTGGCAAAGGCTGAGCAGCTTGCCGCAGAAAACCCGAACTACTTCTACATCCCCCAGCAGTTCAAAAACCTGGCAAACCCCGAGATCCACCGGAAGACCACGGCCCAGGAGATCTGGCGTGATACCGGCGGAAACGTAGATATCCTTATTGCAGGGGTGGGTACCGGTGGGACGATCACCGGCATTTCTGAAGTCATCAAGAAGAAGAAGCCCTCGTTTTGTGCCATCGCTGTTGAACCGGAAGCATCGCCCGTTCTCTCGGGCGGAAAGCCCGGTCCCCACCGTATCCAGGGGATCGGTGCCGGCTTTGTCCCGGACGTACTCAAGCGCGAGCTGGTAGACGAGATCATCCAGGTCAAAAACGAGGACGCGTTCGAAACAACACGAAACCTCGCCAAGCAGGAAGGGATCCTTGCCGGGATCTCAAGCGGTGCGGCCCTGTATGCAGCGCTTACGGTTGCAAAACGAAAAGAGAACAAAGGCAAGACCATTGTCGTGATCCTGCCGGATACCGGTGAACGCTACCTCAGTATCCCGGACCTCTTTGCAGCGGAGTAACGGAACCAGACACACCCTTTTTTCCTTACACCGCCTTTTCCTGGGAATCCGTCCTGCAACCCTCTTCGCACGCTTCACCGCCGCAGCACGAGGATGCACCCGGTCCCCCGCAGCTGCATTCGGCGCCGTCCATATCCTTTCCTTTCAGGGCAGCACGAATCATGGCCGAGGCACATCCGACCCCGCTCTGCACGGAAATTGCCTGCACCGGGCAGTTCTTCGCACATGCCCCGCACTCCATGCAGGCCCGGGGGTTTCCAAGCACCGCGGTCTTCTCTCCTTCTGCAAAAACCCCGTGGGGGCAGACCTCCGTGCAGCGCCGGCAGTTGATGCACTTTTCCGCATAAAACCGGAGCGTATTCTCCGCGTAGGAATCAGGCATGGCCGGCCCCCAGGTACAGGAGAAGCCCGGCCACTGCCCAGCAGGCGATGCCAAGGCCTGCAAGCAGCGCCATGACCGGCACGTACCGGAAGATCTCTTTTTTTACCCCGGTCCGCGAGGTAAACGTGGTCGAGCCCGTGAAGTTGAGGGCAAGGTACCCGACAATGGCCGAAAAAAGGAAGAGCGGGATAAGTCCTGCGATCAC
Proteins encoded in this window:
- the cysK gene encoding cysteine synthase A, whose protein sequence is MVKIYDNITQTIGNTPLVRLNRIAPKSGATILAKIESFNPMSSVKDRIGVAMIDAAEKAGLIKKDTIILEPTSGNTGVALAFVSAARGYRFTLVMPETMSIERRKLAKAFGAELVLTPGAEGMKGAVAKAEQLAAENPNYFYIPQQFKNLANPEIHRKTTAQEIWRDTGGNVDILIAGVGTGGTITGISEVIKKKKPSFCAIAVEPEASPVLSGGKPGPHRIQGIGAGFVPDVLKRELVDEIIQVKNEDAFETTRNLAKQEGILAGISSGAALYAALTVAKRKENKGKTIVVILPDTGERYLSIPDLFAAE
- the hgcB gene encoding mercury methylation ferredoxin HgcB, whose translation is MPDSYAENTLRFYAEKCINCRRCTEVCPHGVFAEGEKTAVLGNPRACMECGACAKNCPVQAISVQSGVGCASAMIRAALKGKDMDGAECSCGGPGASSCCGGEACEEGCRTDSQEKAV